Proteins encoded together in one Temnothorax longispinosus isolate EJ_2023e chromosome 5, Tlon_JGU_v1, whole genome shotgun sequence window:
- the Simj gene encoding transcriptional repressor p66-alpha isoform X2: MEAMDVDGDSVVDLSISSGRRNSPSLSVNSGDIPLDLGIHFSTGSNLENNMPEARNIQNAARGILAPKRSHGDERKPRRNLRPRIERSYAESPDEPRMNGYLNGNASDSDEGDMPPMLPIKELSSDELAERERMLRKYKEELKSEEMKLVLLKKLRQSQQLKENIAAAPPKVLSKLPPPVTAQQVPHRAGKAPPPLLKGQPAPSRSSSLHAPPPGMVLPPNAGRNAIPSTGGMPPNMVIPQPPHPRGRPPSVAAATVSSYHAPTDRTERSTKDPTPAPAHQVSKLLAGSQENKTTASLSTPVNSEQERTTREDTPAQRQAAAKMALRKQLEKTLLQIPPPKPPPPEMHFVPNPSNTEFIYLVGLEHVVDFITKEPAVPPPPEPFECSQCKTDFTPVWKWEKPMPGGKKDSPRGQHATFQRPSAGRDPRVICEHCVTTNVKKALKAEHTNRLKTAFVKALQQEQEIEQRLAQAACPSPDPPAPKPVPKAATPTRRVATPPAPPPQVPPAPTLTPTPPAPKLQEHPLVKLAESGKFSPHHAAAAAALQQQLLRELAKNPVPGLPPHQPLPAHMMPHFTSILYPYQLAMAAGGKGLVELQRQAADLQRQYLLDMIPSQASQAQGNQAPPRAHPHNWKT; this comes from the exons ATGGAGGCCATGGATGTGGACGGAGATTCAGTAGTGGATTTGAGCATCAG CAGTGGTAGGCGCAATTCCCCGTCTCTTTCTGTGAATTCTGGTGACATCCCGTTAGACTTGGGAATTCACTTTTCAACCGGTTCCAATTTGGAGAACAACATGCCGGAGGCACGTAATATACAGAACGCCGCCCGCGGCATCTTGGCTCCTAAACGATCGCATGGGGACGAACGTAAGCCACGGCGTAATCTTAGACCTAGAATTGAAAGGAGCTATGCCGAGAGTCCCGACGAGCCTAGAATGAATGGATATCTAAATGGAAATGCATCAGACAGTGACGAAG GTGATATGCCTCCTATGCTGCCAATCAAGGAACTGTCATCCGACGAGCTGGCTGAACGCGAGAGAATgcttagaaaatataaagaggAGCTTAAATCGGAGGAAATGAAATTAGTACTTTTGAAGAAGTTACGTCAGTCTCAGCAACTGAAAGAGAACATTGCAGCAGCACCTCCCAAGGTTCTCAGCAAATTACCACCGCCAGTAACGGCACAGCAGGTGCCCCATAG AGCCGGAAAAGCACCTCCGCCTTTACTTAAGGGTCAGCCCGCACCGAGCAGAAGTAGTAGTTTACATGCTCCACCACCTGGCATGGTGCTACCTCCTAATGCCGGTCGAAATGCCATTCCAAGTACAGGCGGGATGCCTCCAAACATGGTGATACCTCAACCACCTCATCCTAGAGGAAGACCACCCAGCGTAGCGGCGGCAACTGTCTCTAGTTATCATGCGCCAACGGACAGAACGGAGAGGTCTACAAAGGATCCAACGCCGGCTCCTGCGCATCAAGTAAGTAAG CTGCTTGCTGGAtcgcaagaaaataaaaccaCCGCATCCTTAAGCACACCTGTGAATTCGGAACAG gAGAGAACGACGCGAGAAGATACACCTGCTCAACGTCAAGCAGCTGCCAAAATGGCTCTCAGAAAGCAGCTCGAGAAAACATTATTGCAAATCCCACCGCCGAAACCGCCACCTCCAGAGATGCACTTTGTACCAAATCCCTCCAATACGGAATTCATATATTTGGTCGGTTTGGAGCACGTGGTCGATTTTATAACGAAGGAGCCGGCCGTACCGCCACCTCCCGAACCATTTGAGTGCTCACAATGCAAAACAGATTTCACACCCGTTTGGAAATGGGAAAAACCTATGCCTGGTGGTAAGAAGGATAGTCCTAGAGGGCAACATGCGACTTTCCAACGACCGTCAGCGGGTCGTGATCCAAGAGTCATATGTGAGCACTGCGTGACGACTAATGTGAAGAAAGCATTGAAAGCAGAGCACACCAATCG ATTAAAAACTGCTTTCGTAAAAGCGCTACAGCAAGAGCAGGAGATAGAGCAAAGGTTAGCGCAGGCGGCATGTCCGAGTCCAGATCCTCCAGCTCCAAAACCAGTTCCTAAGGCAGCAACTCCTACAAGAAGAGTGGCTACACCTCCCGCGCCTCCGCCGCAGGTACCACCGGCTCCTACGTTGACGCCTACACCTCCCGCGCCAAAGCTGCAGGAGCATCCCTTAGTGAAACTGGCCGAGAGCGGGAAGTTTAGTCCGCATCATGCAGCTGCTGCGGCAGCGTTGCAGCAACAATTGCTCAGAG AATTGGCGAAGAATCCAGTACCCGGTTTACCACCGCATCAACCTCTTCCCGCTCACATGATGCCGCATTTTACCTCTATATTGTATCCCTATCAATTAGCGATGGCTGCCGGTGGTAAGGGCCTTGTAGAATTACAACGGCAAGCGGCGGATCTTCAACGTCAATATCTGCTTGATATGATTCCGTCGCAGGCGTCGCAAGCGCAAGGCAATCAAGCACCACCGAGAGCTCATCCGCATAATTGGAAAACGTAA
- the Simj gene encoding transcriptional repressor p66-alpha isoform X5: MEAMDVDGDSVVDLSISSSGRRNSPSLSVNSGDIPLDLGIHFSTGSNLENNMPEARNIQNAARGILAPKRSHGDERKPRRNLRPRIERSYAESPDEPRMNGYLNGNASDSDEGDMPPMLPIKELSSDELAERERMLRKYKEELKSEEMKLVLLKKLRQSQQLKENIAAAPPKVLSKLPPPVTAQQVPHRAGKAPPPLLKGQPAPSRSSSLHAPPPGMVLPPNAGRNAIPSTGGMPPNMVIPQPPHPRGRPPSVAAATVSSYHAPTDRTERSTKDPTPAPAHQERTTREDTPAQRQAAAKMALRKQLEKTLLQIPPPKPPPPEMHFVPNPSNTEFIYLVGLEHVVDFITKEPAVPPPPEPFECSQCKTDFTPVWKWEKPMPGGKKDSPRGQHATFQRPSAGRDPRVICEHCVTTNVKKALKAEHTNRLKTAFVKALQQEQEIEQRLAQAACPSPDPPAPKPVPKAATPTRRVATPPAPPPQVPPAPTLTPTPPAPKLQEHPLVKLAESGKFSPHHAAAAAALQQQLLRELAKNPVPGLPPHQPLPAHMMPHFTSILYPYQLAMAAGGKGLVELQRQAADLQRQYLLDMIPSQASQAQGNQAPPRAHPHNWKT, encoded by the exons ATGGAGGCCATGGATGTGGACGGAGATTCAGTAGTGGATTTGAGCATCAG CAGCAGTGGTAGGCGCAATTCCCCGTCTCTTTCTGTGAATTCTGGTGACATCCCGTTAGACTTGGGAATTCACTTTTCAACCGGTTCCAATTTGGAGAACAACATGCCGGAGGCACGTAATATACAGAACGCCGCCCGCGGCATCTTGGCTCCTAAACGATCGCATGGGGACGAACGTAAGCCACGGCGTAATCTTAGACCTAGAATTGAAAGGAGCTATGCCGAGAGTCCCGACGAGCCTAGAATGAATGGATATCTAAATGGAAATGCATCAGACAGTGACGAAG GTGATATGCCTCCTATGCTGCCAATCAAGGAACTGTCATCCGACGAGCTGGCTGAACGCGAGAGAATgcttagaaaatataaagaggAGCTTAAATCGGAGGAAATGAAATTAGTACTTTTGAAGAAGTTACGTCAGTCTCAGCAACTGAAAGAGAACATTGCAGCAGCACCTCCCAAGGTTCTCAGCAAATTACCACCGCCAGTAACGGCACAGCAGGTGCCCCATAG AGCCGGAAAAGCACCTCCGCCTTTACTTAAGGGTCAGCCCGCACCGAGCAGAAGTAGTAGTTTACATGCTCCACCACCTGGCATGGTGCTACCTCCTAATGCCGGTCGAAATGCCATTCCAAGTACAGGCGGGATGCCTCCAAACATGGTGATACCTCAACCACCTCATCCTAGAGGAAGACCACCCAGCGTAGCGGCGGCAACTGTCTCTAGTTATCATGCGCCAACGGACAGAACGGAGAGGTCTACAAAGGATCCAACGCCGGCTCCTGCGCATCAA gAGAGAACGACGCGAGAAGATACACCTGCTCAACGTCAAGCAGCTGCCAAAATGGCTCTCAGAAAGCAGCTCGAGAAAACATTATTGCAAATCCCACCGCCGAAACCGCCACCTCCAGAGATGCACTTTGTACCAAATCCCTCCAATACGGAATTCATATATTTGGTCGGTTTGGAGCACGTGGTCGATTTTATAACGAAGGAGCCGGCCGTACCGCCACCTCCCGAACCATTTGAGTGCTCACAATGCAAAACAGATTTCACACCCGTTTGGAAATGGGAAAAACCTATGCCTGGTGGTAAGAAGGATAGTCCTAGAGGGCAACATGCGACTTTCCAACGACCGTCAGCGGGTCGTGATCCAAGAGTCATATGTGAGCACTGCGTGACGACTAATGTGAAGAAAGCATTGAAAGCAGAGCACACCAATCG ATTAAAAACTGCTTTCGTAAAAGCGCTACAGCAAGAGCAGGAGATAGAGCAAAGGTTAGCGCAGGCGGCATGTCCGAGTCCAGATCCTCCAGCTCCAAAACCAGTTCCTAAGGCAGCAACTCCTACAAGAAGAGTGGCTACACCTCCCGCGCCTCCGCCGCAGGTACCACCGGCTCCTACGTTGACGCCTACACCTCCCGCGCCAAAGCTGCAGGAGCATCCCTTAGTGAAACTGGCCGAGAGCGGGAAGTTTAGTCCGCATCATGCAGCTGCTGCGGCAGCGTTGCAGCAACAATTGCTCAGAG AATTGGCGAAGAATCCAGTACCCGGTTTACCACCGCATCAACCTCTTCCCGCTCACATGATGCCGCATTTTACCTCTATATTGTATCCCTATCAATTAGCGATGGCTGCCGGTGGTAAGGGCCTTGTAGAATTACAACGGCAAGCGGCGGATCTTCAACGTCAATATCTGCTTGATATGATTCCGTCGCAGGCGTCGCAAGCGCAAGGCAATCAAGCACCACCGAGAGCTCATCCGCATAATTGGAAAACGTAA
- the Simj gene encoding transcriptional repressor p66-alpha isoform X3, giving the protein MEAMDVDGDSVVDLSISSSGRRNSPSLSVNSGDIPLDLGIHFSTGSNLENNMPEARNIQNAARGILAPKRSHGDERKPRRNLRPRIERSYAESPDEPRMNGYLNGNASDSDEGDMPPMLPIKELSSDELAERERMLRKYKEELKSEEMKLVLLKKLRQSQQLKENIAAAPPKVLSKLPPPVTAQQVPHRAGKAPPPLLKGQPAPSRSSSLHAPPPGMVLPPNAGRNAIPSTGGMPPNMVIPQPPHPRGRPPSVAAATVSSYHAPTDRTERSTKDPTPAPAHQLLAGSQENKTTASLSTPVNSEQERTTREDTPAQRQAAAKMALRKQLEKTLLQIPPPKPPPPEMHFVPNPSNTEFIYLVGLEHVVDFITKEPAVPPPPEPFECSQCKTDFTPVWKWEKPMPGGKKDSPRGQHATFQRPSAGRDPRVICEHCVTTNVKKALKAEHTNRLKTAFVKALQQEQEIEQRLAQAACPSPDPPAPKPVPKAATPTRRVATPPAPPPQVPPAPTLTPTPPAPKLQEHPLVKLAESGKFSPHHAAAAAALQQQLLRELAKNPVPGLPPHQPLPAHMMPHFTSILYPYQLAMAAGGKGLVELQRQAADLQRQYLLDMIPSQASQAQGNQAPPRAHPHNWKT; this is encoded by the exons ATGGAGGCCATGGATGTGGACGGAGATTCAGTAGTGGATTTGAGCATCAG CAGCAGTGGTAGGCGCAATTCCCCGTCTCTTTCTGTGAATTCTGGTGACATCCCGTTAGACTTGGGAATTCACTTTTCAACCGGTTCCAATTTGGAGAACAACATGCCGGAGGCACGTAATATACAGAACGCCGCCCGCGGCATCTTGGCTCCTAAACGATCGCATGGGGACGAACGTAAGCCACGGCGTAATCTTAGACCTAGAATTGAAAGGAGCTATGCCGAGAGTCCCGACGAGCCTAGAATGAATGGATATCTAAATGGAAATGCATCAGACAGTGACGAAG GTGATATGCCTCCTATGCTGCCAATCAAGGAACTGTCATCCGACGAGCTGGCTGAACGCGAGAGAATgcttagaaaatataaagaggAGCTTAAATCGGAGGAAATGAAATTAGTACTTTTGAAGAAGTTACGTCAGTCTCAGCAACTGAAAGAGAACATTGCAGCAGCACCTCCCAAGGTTCTCAGCAAATTACCACCGCCAGTAACGGCACAGCAGGTGCCCCATAG AGCCGGAAAAGCACCTCCGCCTTTACTTAAGGGTCAGCCCGCACCGAGCAGAAGTAGTAGTTTACATGCTCCACCACCTGGCATGGTGCTACCTCCTAATGCCGGTCGAAATGCCATTCCAAGTACAGGCGGGATGCCTCCAAACATGGTGATACCTCAACCACCTCATCCTAGAGGAAGACCACCCAGCGTAGCGGCGGCAACTGTCTCTAGTTATCATGCGCCAACGGACAGAACGGAGAGGTCTACAAAGGATCCAACGCCGGCTCCTGCGCATCAA CTGCTTGCTGGAtcgcaagaaaataaaaccaCCGCATCCTTAAGCACACCTGTGAATTCGGAACAG gAGAGAACGACGCGAGAAGATACACCTGCTCAACGTCAAGCAGCTGCCAAAATGGCTCTCAGAAAGCAGCTCGAGAAAACATTATTGCAAATCCCACCGCCGAAACCGCCACCTCCAGAGATGCACTTTGTACCAAATCCCTCCAATACGGAATTCATATATTTGGTCGGTTTGGAGCACGTGGTCGATTTTATAACGAAGGAGCCGGCCGTACCGCCACCTCCCGAACCATTTGAGTGCTCACAATGCAAAACAGATTTCACACCCGTTTGGAAATGGGAAAAACCTATGCCTGGTGGTAAGAAGGATAGTCCTAGAGGGCAACATGCGACTTTCCAACGACCGTCAGCGGGTCGTGATCCAAGAGTCATATGTGAGCACTGCGTGACGACTAATGTGAAGAAAGCATTGAAAGCAGAGCACACCAATCG ATTAAAAACTGCTTTCGTAAAAGCGCTACAGCAAGAGCAGGAGATAGAGCAAAGGTTAGCGCAGGCGGCATGTCCGAGTCCAGATCCTCCAGCTCCAAAACCAGTTCCTAAGGCAGCAACTCCTACAAGAAGAGTGGCTACACCTCCCGCGCCTCCGCCGCAGGTACCACCGGCTCCTACGTTGACGCCTACACCTCCCGCGCCAAAGCTGCAGGAGCATCCCTTAGTGAAACTGGCCGAGAGCGGGAAGTTTAGTCCGCATCATGCAGCTGCTGCGGCAGCGTTGCAGCAACAATTGCTCAGAG AATTGGCGAAGAATCCAGTACCCGGTTTACCACCGCATCAACCTCTTCCCGCTCACATGATGCCGCATTTTACCTCTATATTGTATCCCTATCAATTAGCGATGGCTGCCGGTGGTAAGGGCCTTGTAGAATTACAACGGCAAGCGGCGGATCTTCAACGTCAATATCTGCTTGATATGATTCCGTCGCAGGCGTCGCAAGCGCAAGGCAATCAAGCACCACCGAGAGCTCATCCGCATAATTGGAAAACGTAA
- the Simj gene encoding transcriptional repressor p66-alpha isoform X1 — translation MEAMDVDGDSVVDLSISSSGRRNSPSLSVNSGDIPLDLGIHFSTGSNLENNMPEARNIQNAARGILAPKRSHGDERKPRRNLRPRIERSYAESPDEPRMNGYLNGNASDSDEGDMPPMLPIKELSSDELAERERMLRKYKEELKSEEMKLVLLKKLRQSQQLKENIAAAPPKVLSKLPPPVTAQQVPHRAGKAPPPLLKGQPAPSRSSSLHAPPPGMVLPPNAGRNAIPSTGGMPPNMVIPQPPHPRGRPPSVAAATVSSYHAPTDRTERSTKDPTPAPAHQVSKLLAGSQENKTTASLSTPVNSEQERTTREDTPAQRQAAAKMALRKQLEKTLLQIPPPKPPPPEMHFVPNPSNTEFIYLVGLEHVVDFITKEPAVPPPPEPFECSQCKTDFTPVWKWEKPMPGGKKDSPRGQHATFQRPSAGRDPRVICEHCVTTNVKKALKAEHTNRLKTAFVKALQQEQEIEQRLAQAACPSPDPPAPKPVPKAATPTRRVATPPAPPPQVPPAPTLTPTPPAPKLQEHPLVKLAESGKFSPHHAAAAAALQQQLLRELAKNPVPGLPPHQPLPAHMMPHFTSILYPYQLAMAAGGKGLVELQRQAADLQRQYLLDMIPSQASQAQGNQAPPRAHPHNWKT, via the exons ATGGAGGCCATGGATGTGGACGGAGATTCAGTAGTGGATTTGAGCATCAG CAGCAGTGGTAGGCGCAATTCCCCGTCTCTTTCTGTGAATTCTGGTGACATCCCGTTAGACTTGGGAATTCACTTTTCAACCGGTTCCAATTTGGAGAACAACATGCCGGAGGCACGTAATATACAGAACGCCGCCCGCGGCATCTTGGCTCCTAAACGATCGCATGGGGACGAACGTAAGCCACGGCGTAATCTTAGACCTAGAATTGAAAGGAGCTATGCCGAGAGTCCCGACGAGCCTAGAATGAATGGATATCTAAATGGAAATGCATCAGACAGTGACGAAG GTGATATGCCTCCTATGCTGCCAATCAAGGAACTGTCATCCGACGAGCTGGCTGAACGCGAGAGAATgcttagaaaatataaagaggAGCTTAAATCGGAGGAAATGAAATTAGTACTTTTGAAGAAGTTACGTCAGTCTCAGCAACTGAAAGAGAACATTGCAGCAGCACCTCCCAAGGTTCTCAGCAAATTACCACCGCCAGTAACGGCACAGCAGGTGCCCCATAG AGCCGGAAAAGCACCTCCGCCTTTACTTAAGGGTCAGCCCGCACCGAGCAGAAGTAGTAGTTTACATGCTCCACCACCTGGCATGGTGCTACCTCCTAATGCCGGTCGAAATGCCATTCCAAGTACAGGCGGGATGCCTCCAAACATGGTGATACCTCAACCACCTCATCCTAGAGGAAGACCACCCAGCGTAGCGGCGGCAACTGTCTCTAGTTATCATGCGCCAACGGACAGAACGGAGAGGTCTACAAAGGATCCAACGCCGGCTCCTGCGCATCAAGTAAGTAAG CTGCTTGCTGGAtcgcaagaaaataaaaccaCCGCATCCTTAAGCACACCTGTGAATTCGGAACAG gAGAGAACGACGCGAGAAGATACACCTGCTCAACGTCAAGCAGCTGCCAAAATGGCTCTCAGAAAGCAGCTCGAGAAAACATTATTGCAAATCCCACCGCCGAAACCGCCACCTCCAGAGATGCACTTTGTACCAAATCCCTCCAATACGGAATTCATATATTTGGTCGGTTTGGAGCACGTGGTCGATTTTATAACGAAGGAGCCGGCCGTACCGCCACCTCCCGAACCATTTGAGTGCTCACAATGCAAAACAGATTTCACACCCGTTTGGAAATGGGAAAAACCTATGCCTGGTGGTAAGAAGGATAGTCCTAGAGGGCAACATGCGACTTTCCAACGACCGTCAGCGGGTCGTGATCCAAGAGTCATATGTGAGCACTGCGTGACGACTAATGTGAAGAAAGCATTGAAAGCAGAGCACACCAATCG ATTAAAAACTGCTTTCGTAAAAGCGCTACAGCAAGAGCAGGAGATAGAGCAAAGGTTAGCGCAGGCGGCATGTCCGAGTCCAGATCCTCCAGCTCCAAAACCAGTTCCTAAGGCAGCAACTCCTACAAGAAGAGTGGCTACACCTCCCGCGCCTCCGCCGCAGGTACCACCGGCTCCTACGTTGACGCCTACACCTCCCGCGCCAAAGCTGCAGGAGCATCCCTTAGTGAAACTGGCCGAGAGCGGGAAGTTTAGTCCGCATCATGCAGCTGCTGCGGCAGCGTTGCAGCAACAATTGCTCAGAG AATTGGCGAAGAATCCAGTACCCGGTTTACCACCGCATCAACCTCTTCCCGCTCACATGATGCCGCATTTTACCTCTATATTGTATCCCTATCAATTAGCGATGGCTGCCGGTGGTAAGGGCCTTGTAGAATTACAACGGCAAGCGGCGGATCTTCAACGTCAATATCTGCTTGATATGATTCCGTCGCAGGCGTCGCAAGCGCAAGGCAATCAAGCACCACCGAGAGCTCATCCGCATAATTGGAAAACGTAA
- the Simj gene encoding transcriptional repressor p66-alpha isoform X4, translating to MEAMDVDGDSVVDLSISSSGRRNSPSLSVNSGDIPLDLGIHFSTGSNLENNMPEARNIQNAARGILAPKRSHGDERKPRRNLRPRIERSYAESPDEPRMNGYLNGNASDSDEGDMPPMLPIKELSSDELAERERMLRKYKEELKSEEMKLVLLKKLRQSQQLKENIAAAPPKVLSKLPPPVTAQQVPHRAGKAPPPLLKGQPAPSRSSSLHAPPPGMVLPPNAGRNAIPSTGGMPPNMVIPQPPHPRGRPPSVAAATVSSYHAPTDRTERSTKDPTPAPAHQVSKERTTREDTPAQRQAAAKMALRKQLEKTLLQIPPPKPPPPEMHFVPNPSNTEFIYLVGLEHVVDFITKEPAVPPPPEPFECSQCKTDFTPVWKWEKPMPGGKKDSPRGQHATFQRPSAGRDPRVICEHCVTTNVKKALKAEHTNRLKTAFVKALQQEQEIEQRLAQAACPSPDPPAPKPVPKAATPTRRVATPPAPPPQVPPAPTLTPTPPAPKLQEHPLVKLAESGKFSPHHAAAAAALQQQLLRELAKNPVPGLPPHQPLPAHMMPHFTSILYPYQLAMAAGGKGLVELQRQAADLQRQYLLDMIPSQASQAQGNQAPPRAHPHNWKT from the exons ATGGAGGCCATGGATGTGGACGGAGATTCAGTAGTGGATTTGAGCATCAG CAGCAGTGGTAGGCGCAATTCCCCGTCTCTTTCTGTGAATTCTGGTGACATCCCGTTAGACTTGGGAATTCACTTTTCAACCGGTTCCAATTTGGAGAACAACATGCCGGAGGCACGTAATATACAGAACGCCGCCCGCGGCATCTTGGCTCCTAAACGATCGCATGGGGACGAACGTAAGCCACGGCGTAATCTTAGACCTAGAATTGAAAGGAGCTATGCCGAGAGTCCCGACGAGCCTAGAATGAATGGATATCTAAATGGAAATGCATCAGACAGTGACGAAG GTGATATGCCTCCTATGCTGCCAATCAAGGAACTGTCATCCGACGAGCTGGCTGAACGCGAGAGAATgcttagaaaatataaagaggAGCTTAAATCGGAGGAAATGAAATTAGTACTTTTGAAGAAGTTACGTCAGTCTCAGCAACTGAAAGAGAACATTGCAGCAGCACCTCCCAAGGTTCTCAGCAAATTACCACCGCCAGTAACGGCACAGCAGGTGCCCCATAG AGCCGGAAAAGCACCTCCGCCTTTACTTAAGGGTCAGCCCGCACCGAGCAGAAGTAGTAGTTTACATGCTCCACCACCTGGCATGGTGCTACCTCCTAATGCCGGTCGAAATGCCATTCCAAGTACAGGCGGGATGCCTCCAAACATGGTGATACCTCAACCACCTCATCCTAGAGGAAGACCACCCAGCGTAGCGGCGGCAACTGTCTCTAGTTATCATGCGCCAACGGACAGAACGGAGAGGTCTACAAAGGATCCAACGCCGGCTCCTGCGCATCAAGTAAGTAAG gAGAGAACGACGCGAGAAGATACACCTGCTCAACGTCAAGCAGCTGCCAAAATGGCTCTCAGAAAGCAGCTCGAGAAAACATTATTGCAAATCCCACCGCCGAAACCGCCACCTCCAGAGATGCACTTTGTACCAAATCCCTCCAATACGGAATTCATATATTTGGTCGGTTTGGAGCACGTGGTCGATTTTATAACGAAGGAGCCGGCCGTACCGCCACCTCCCGAACCATTTGAGTGCTCACAATGCAAAACAGATTTCACACCCGTTTGGAAATGGGAAAAACCTATGCCTGGTGGTAAGAAGGATAGTCCTAGAGGGCAACATGCGACTTTCCAACGACCGTCAGCGGGTCGTGATCCAAGAGTCATATGTGAGCACTGCGTGACGACTAATGTGAAGAAAGCATTGAAAGCAGAGCACACCAATCG ATTAAAAACTGCTTTCGTAAAAGCGCTACAGCAAGAGCAGGAGATAGAGCAAAGGTTAGCGCAGGCGGCATGTCCGAGTCCAGATCCTCCAGCTCCAAAACCAGTTCCTAAGGCAGCAACTCCTACAAGAAGAGTGGCTACACCTCCCGCGCCTCCGCCGCAGGTACCACCGGCTCCTACGTTGACGCCTACACCTCCCGCGCCAAAGCTGCAGGAGCATCCCTTAGTGAAACTGGCCGAGAGCGGGAAGTTTAGTCCGCATCATGCAGCTGCTGCGGCAGCGTTGCAGCAACAATTGCTCAGAG AATTGGCGAAGAATCCAGTACCCGGTTTACCACCGCATCAACCTCTTCCCGCTCACATGATGCCGCATTTTACCTCTATATTGTATCCCTATCAATTAGCGATGGCTGCCGGTGGTAAGGGCCTTGTAGAATTACAACGGCAAGCGGCGGATCTTCAACGTCAATATCTGCTTGATATGATTCCGTCGCAGGCGTCGCAAGCGCAAGGCAATCAAGCACCACCGAGAGCTCATCCGCATAATTGGAAAACGTAA